The following coding sequences are from one Mustela lutreola isolate mMusLut2 chromosome 5, mMusLut2.pri, whole genome shotgun sequence window:
- the STARD4 gene encoding stAR-related lipid transfer protein 4 isoform X1, with protein MEGLPDATAFATRLKNTLIQYHSIEDDKWRVAKKTKDVTIWRKPSEEFNGYLFKAQGVIEDSVNSVIDHIRPGPCRLDWDSLMTSMDILEHFEENCCVMRYTTAGQLWNIISPREFVDFSYTVGYEEGLLSCGLSVDWNEKRPEFIRGYNHPCGWFCVPLKDSPHQSLLTGYIQTDLRGMIPQSAVDTAMASTLINFYGDLQKALQKA; from the exons atggaaggccTGCCTGATGCTACTGCTTTTGCCACTAGACTTAAGAACACTCTCATACAGTATCATAGCATTGAAGATGATAAGTGGCGAGTTGCCAAGAAAAcg aaagatGTAACAATTTGGAGAAAACCTTCAGAAGAATTTAATGGATACCT TTTCAAAGCCCAAGGTGTTATAGAAGACAGCGTCAATAGTGTCATAGACCATATACGCCCAGGTCCCTGTCGTTTGGATTGGGATAGCTTAATGACTTCAATGGATATTTTGGAACACTTTGAGGAG AATTGCTGTGTGATGCGTTACACTACTGCTGGTCAGCTTTGGAATATAATTTCCCCAAGAGAGTTTgttgatttctcctacactgtgGGTTATGAAGAAGGGCTTTTGTCCTGTG GGCTAAGTGTTGACTGGAATGAAAAGAGACCAGAATTTATTCGTGGCTATAACCATCCCTGTGGTTGGTTTTGTGTTCCGCTTAAAGACAGTCCACACCAGAGTCTTTTGACAGGCTACATTCAGACGGATCTGCGCGGGATGATTCCTCAGTCTGCGGTAGATACAGCCATGGCCAGCACTTTAATCAACTTCTATGGTGATTTACAAAAAGCCCTACAAAAGGCATAA
- the STARD4 gene encoding stAR-related lipid transfer protein 4 isoform X3, with amino-acid sequence MTSMDILEHFEENCCVMRYTTAGQLWNIISPREFVDFSYTVGYEEGLLSCGLSVDWNEKRPEFIRGYNHPCGWFCVPLKDSPHQSLLTGYIQTDLRGMIPQSAVDTAMASTLINFYGDLQKALQKA; translated from the exons ATGACTTCAATGGATATTTTGGAACACTTTGAGGAG AATTGCTGTGTGATGCGTTACACTACTGCTGGTCAGCTTTGGAATATAATTTCCCCAAGAGAGTTTgttgatttctcctacactgtgGGTTATGAAGAAGGGCTTTTGTCCTGTG GGCTAAGTGTTGACTGGAATGAAAAGAGACCAGAATTTATTCGTGGCTATAACCATCCCTGTGGTTGGTTTTGTGTTCCGCTTAAAGACAGTCCACACCAGAGTCTTTTGACAGGCTACATTCAGACGGATCTGCGCGGGATGATTCCTCAGTCTGCGGTAGATACAGCCATGGCCAGCACTTTAATCAACTTCTATGGTGATTTACAAAAAGCCCTACAAAAGGCATAA
- the STARD4 gene encoding stAR-related lipid transfer protein 4 isoform X2, with translation MDQLMKDVTIWRKPSEEFNGYLFKAQGVIEDSVNSVIDHIRPGPCRLDWDSLMTSMDILEHFEENCCVMRYTTAGQLWNIISPREFVDFSYTVGYEEGLLSCGLSVDWNEKRPEFIRGYNHPCGWFCVPLKDSPHQSLLTGYIQTDLRGMIPQSAVDTAMASTLINFYGDLQKALQKA, from the exons ATGGATCAATTGATG aaagatGTAACAATTTGGAGAAAACCTTCAGAAGAATTTAATGGATACCT TTTCAAAGCCCAAGGTGTTATAGAAGACAGCGTCAATAGTGTCATAGACCATATACGCCCAGGTCCCTGTCGTTTGGATTGGGATAGCTTAATGACTTCAATGGATATTTTGGAACACTTTGAGGAG AATTGCTGTGTGATGCGTTACACTACTGCTGGTCAGCTTTGGAATATAATTTCCCCAAGAGAGTTTgttgatttctcctacactgtgGGTTATGAAGAAGGGCTTTTGTCCTGTG GGCTAAGTGTTGACTGGAATGAAAAGAGACCAGAATTTATTCGTGGCTATAACCATCCCTGTGGTTGGTTTTGTGTTCCGCTTAAAGACAGTCCACACCAGAGTCTTTTGACAGGCTACATTCAGACGGATCTGCGCGGGATGATTCCTCAGTCTGCGGTAGATACAGCCATGGCCAGCACTTTAATCAACTTCTATGGTGATTTACAAAAAGCCCTACAAAAGGCATAA